A genomic region of Nostoc sp. UHCC 0702 contains the following coding sequences:
- a CDS encoding endonuclease domain-containing protein, giving the protein MTPNQNPKPKPLTNSSPLSYSSPPSSSSPPSSQAGRGLGGGVPAQLWQTPPQLWEKLKPLARQMRCEPTPAEKLLWERLRNKQLLGFKFRRQQTIDRFIVDFYCSEARLVVEVDGEIHDYTPAEDAIRQEFLESLGLQVVRFTNEDVLERREGVLEVIAGWLQR; this is encoded by the coding sequence ATGACCCCAAATCAAAACCCCAAACCAAAGCCTCTCACCAACTCCAGTCCCCTCTCCTACTCCAGTCCCCCCTCCTCCTCCAGTCCCCCCTCCTCGCAAGCGGGGAGGGGGTTAGGGGGTGGGGTTCCGGCCCAACTTTGGCAAACCCCACCTCAACTTTGGGAAAAACTCAAACCCTTGGCGCGACAGATGCGGTGTGAACCAACTCCAGCAGAAAAGCTACTTTGGGAGAGGTTGAGAAACAAGCAACTTTTGGGTTTCAAGTTCCGCCGTCAGCAAACAATTGACCGTTTTATCGTCGATTTTTACTGTAGTGAAGCGCGGTTAGTGGTGGAAGTGGATGGCGAAATTCACGACTACACCCCAGCTGAAGATGCTATACGTCAAGAGTTTTTGGAAAGTCTGGGGTTGCAGGTTGTGCGGTTTACAAATGAGGATGTTCTGGAGAGGAGGGAGGGGGTGTTAGAGGTTATTGCTGGTTGGTTGCAGAGATAG
- a CDS encoding tetratricopeptide repeat protein, producing the protein MDWITLLRSLQSDFIKRLTSGCLLHCETEGQYSELTIISGERLKTLRAFCWQMAEKYKRVSPVRDVFISYLKGKLGEEVVKERLADFITEVDYEKRFGGDGKIDFTLTSNPAIGIEVKSRQGSIDKVRWSISSEEVEKNAVVVCILIQEEVNEAQSEYHLFLAGFLPTRMIKLKTGKISFGIEQLLYGGGLRYYLEQCLSSHNYPQPETLINQYYAKPQLLSTLTDLVANSHPEDLNYAKLGDESFEKGQFEAAITNYNQALQNQFQDNEIYYKRGLAYYQLGDYEAAIADYSQAIKLNLKDAKAYNKRGLAHYQLGNYEEAIEDYTQAISINPHVAVVYKNRAEARSHLGDNQGAIEDYTQAIRINPHYANTYKNRSIARYLLTYPQAFTQAIKINPHDANTYKNRGNARSDLGDFEGAIEDYTQAIQINPNYTDVYYNRGNAHYELGDLESAIEDYTQAIKINYNYADAYYNRANVRAELKDKQRAIEDFQKAADIYRKQGQLEALKDTRERILDLEIEESLDILNF; encoded by the coding sequence ATGGACTGGATTACCTTACTGCGATCGCTACAGTCTGATTTTATTAAAAGGTTAACGTCTGGTTGCCTGCTTCATTGCGAAACAGAAGGTCAATACAGTGAATTAACTATCATCTCTGGAGAGAGATTAAAAACACTAAGGGCATTTTGCTGGCAAATGGCTGAGAAATACAAGCGTGTTTCGCCAGTCCGTGACGTTTTTATTAGTTATCTCAAGGGAAAACTCGGTGAAGAAGTTGTCAAAGAACGTTTAGCTGATTTTATTACCGAAGTCGATTATGAAAAAAGATTCGGCGGCGATGGCAAGATTGATTTTACCTTAACTTCTAATCCAGCAATTGGGATTGAGGTAAAATCTCGTCAAGGCAGTATCGATAAAGTCAGATGGTCAATTAGTTCGGAAGAAGTTGAAAAAAATGCTGTTGTAGTCTGCATTTTAATTCAAGAAGAGGTAAATGAAGCACAATCTGAGTATCACCTTTTTTTGGCTGGCTTTCTGCCGACGCGAATGATTAAACTGAAAACTGGTAAAATCTCCTTTGGCATAGAACAACTTTTGTATGGGGGTGGCTTGCGGTACTATTTGGAACAATGCCTATCTTCTCATAATTATCCTCAGCCAGAAACTCTAATTAACCAATATTACGCCAAGCCACAACTACTATCTACATTAACAGATTTAGTTGCCAACTCCCATCCAGAAGATTTAAATTATGCAAAGCTTGGTGATGAATCCTTTGAAAAAGGACAATTTGAAGCTGCTATTACCAACTATAATCAAGCTTTGCAAAATCAATTTCAAGATAATGAAATTTATTATAAACGAGGTTTAGCTTATTATCAATTAGGAGATTATGAAGCTGCGATCGCAGATTATTCCCAAGCAATCAAACTTAATCTCAAAGATGCCAAAGCTTACAATAAACGAGGTTTGGCTCATTATCAACTAGGAAATTATGAAGAAGCAATAGAAGATTACACTCAGGCTATCAGCATTAATCCTCATGTCGCCGTTGTTTATAAAAACCGTGCTGAAGCTCGTTCTCATTTAGGAGATAACCAAGGAGCAATAGAAGATTACACTCAGGCTATCAGAATTAATCCTCATTATGCTAATACTTATAAAAATCGTAGCATTGCTCGTTATTTATTAACATATCCCCAGGCATTTACTCAAGCAATTAAAATTAATCCTCATGATGCTAATACTTACAAAAACCGTGGAAATGCTCGCTCTGATTTAGGCGATTTTGAAGGTGCAATTGAAGATTATACTCAAGCAATCCAAATTAATCCTAACTATACTGATGTTTATTATAACCGTGGGAATGCTCACTATGAGCTAGGGGATTTAGAAAGTGCAATTGAAGATTACACTCAGGCTATTAAGATTAATTATAATTATGCAGATGCCTATTATAATCGTGCTAACGTCCGCGCTGAACTAAAAGATAAGCAGCGAGCAATTGAGGATTTTCAAAAAGCGGCAGATATCTATCGTAAACAAGGTCAATTAGAAGCACTCAAAGATACGCGAGAAAGAATTCTAGATTTGGAAATAGAAGAATCATTAGATATTTTAAATTTTTAA